One Streptomyces sp. P9-A2 DNA window includes the following coding sequences:
- a CDS encoding universal stress protein produces MPRTITIGLDGSAESRAAAEWAAREAKLRGLPLRLVEVREPLPEPIARVPFPGAETDRRGSGDGEAKASSADGWGTTPDEAAAGLRLRHPGVEVTAEQVTGRPHEVLVKAAEDAELLVLGSRGMSGFAGFLVGSVGLAVVARAERPVVLVRAGEQAADEHEPDPTGIPSAATRYRPVLLGVDAERPDDAVIRFAFAEAARRGTGLRVLHGWNLPPYYVHGLPADPEVYRAVADQQAAMLAKALSPWRAEFEDVDVVEESFGGSPSIRLIDASREASLVVVGRRVRRNPFGIRIGPITHAVLHHSAAPVAVVAHD; encoded by the coding sequence ATGCCCCGCACCATCACCATCGGCCTCGACGGTTCCGCCGAGAGCAGGGCCGCCGCCGAGTGGGCGGCCCGCGAGGCGAAGTTGCGCGGCCTGCCGCTCCGGCTGGTCGAGGTCCGGGAGCCTCTCCCGGAGCCGATTGCCCGGGTCCCGTTCCCCGGCGCGGAGACCGACCGGCGGGGAAGCGGGGACGGTGAGGCAAAGGCGTCTTCGGCCGACGGCTGGGGGACGACTCCGGACGAGGCCGCGGCGGGACTGCGGCTGCGCCACCCCGGGGTCGAGGTCACCGCGGAACAGGTCACCGGCCGGCCCCACGAGGTGCTGGTCAAGGCCGCGGAGGACGCCGAACTGCTCGTGCTGGGCTCCCGTGGGATGAGCGGCTTCGCCGGATTCCTGGTCGGCTCCGTCGGCCTCGCCGTCGTGGCCCGTGCCGAGCGGCCCGTCGTCCTGGTCCGCGCCGGGGAACAGGCCGCCGACGAACACGAGCCGGACCCCACGGGCATCCCGTCCGCCGCGACCCGCTACCGGCCGGTCCTGCTCGGCGTGGACGCCGAACGGCCCGACGACGCGGTGATCCGCTTCGCGTTCGCCGAGGCCGCCCGGCGGGGCACCGGACTGCGCGTCCTGCACGGCTGGAACCTGCCGCCCTACTACGTCCACGGACTGCCGGCCGACCCGGAGGTGTACCGGGCGGTCGCCGACCAGCAGGCCGCGATGCTCGCGAAGGCGCTCAGCCCCTGGCGGGCGGAGTTCGAGGACGTCGACGTCGTGGAGGAGTCCTTCGGCGGCAGCCCCTCCATCCGGCTCATCGACGCGTCACGGGAGGCCTCACTGGTCGTGGTCGGGCGACGGGTCCGCCGCAACCCGTTCGGCATCCGCATCGGGCCGATCACCCACGCCGTGCTGCACCACTCCGCGGCCCCGGTCGCGGTCGTCGCGCACGACTGA
- a CDS encoding cyclic nucleotide-binding domain-containing protein, which produces MFAPPSPSMPRALPAEHRAKLLETAREVSFPQGTRLFEEGGHADRFWVIRTGTVELDMHVPGRRAAVIERLGHNELVGWSWLYSPHVWHLGAEASTPVRAYEFDASAVRALSEDEPALGRDLAQWVGNVVAHRLHSARVRLLDLYGPYGAGSGV; this is translated from the coding sequence ATGTTCGCTCCCCCGTCCCCCAGCATGCCGCGCGCCCTGCCCGCCGAGCATCGGGCGAAACTCCTGGAGACCGCCCGGGAGGTGTCCTTCCCGCAAGGGACCCGACTGTTCGAGGAGGGAGGCCACGCGGACCGGTTCTGGGTCATCCGTACCGGCACCGTCGAACTCGACATGCACGTCCCCGGCCGCCGGGCCGCCGTCATCGAGCGTCTCGGGCACAACGAACTCGTCGGCTGGTCCTGGCTGTACAGCCCGCACGTCTGGCACCTGGGCGCCGAGGCGTCCACCCCGGTACGGGCCTACGAGTTCGACGCCTCGGCAGTCCGCGCTCTGAGCGAGGACGAGCCGGCCCTCGGGCGGGACCTCGCCCAGTGGGTGGGCAACGTGGTCGCCCACCGGCTGCACTCCGCCCGGGTCCGGCTGCTCGACCTGTACGGCCCCTACGGGGCGGGCAGCGGCGTCTGA
- a CDS encoding DUF4442 domain-containing protein, translating into MTIGEMLAATVPMARTLNLEFLETTAERAVVSLPDQGDYHNHVGGPHAGAMFTLGESASGAVVLAAFGEQLTRAVPLAVRAEIAYRKLAMGPVTATATLGRPAAEVVAELDEGRRPEFPVSIEIRRDDGAVTGEMTVVWTLRPGG; encoded by the coding sequence ATGACCATCGGCGAGATGCTCGCCGCCACGGTGCCCATGGCCCGCACCCTCAACCTCGAGTTCCTGGAGACTACTGCGGAACGGGCCGTGGTGTCCCTGCCGGACCAGGGCGACTATCACAACCATGTGGGCGGCCCGCACGCCGGCGCGATGTTCACCCTGGGTGAGTCGGCGAGCGGCGCCGTCGTACTCGCCGCGTTCGGGGAGCAGCTCACGCGGGCCGTGCCGCTCGCGGTCCGCGCCGAGATCGCCTACCGGAAACTGGCGATGGGCCCCGTCACCGCCACCGCGACCCTGGGCCGTCCGGCCGCCGAGGTCGTGGCCGAACTGGACGAGGGCCGGCGTCCCGAGTTCCCGGTGTCGATCGAGATCCGGCGCGATGACGGTGCTGTGACCGGCGAGATGACGGTCGTCTGGACCCTGCGTCCGGGCGGCTGA